The Fibrobacter sp. UWB16 genomic interval TGCGCCATGAGCACAATAAGCCCCGTCTGGCGCAAGTACGTCGATTTACCGGCCATGTTCGGGCCAGTAATGAGCATCAGTCGCGTTCCGTCCGGCGAGAGCGTCACATCGTTCGGGACAAAGTTCAAATCGGGGTTCACCGCAACAATCACCGGATGGAAACCGCCGCGAATTTCAATACCCGTTCCTTCAAAAACTTCCGGGCAAACGTAATTGTACTTGCGGGCCGCGCGGGCAAAGCTGTACAAGCTATCGACTCGAGCAATTGCATCGGCAATGCCCTGGAGCTCGGCGCGCCAGCTGTTCACGCGTTCGCGAAGTTCGCAGAAAATCTTGTATTCCAACGCATGGATGTTGACTTCGGCATTGCTGATGACGGATTCGCATTCCTTCATCTCAGGCGTGATATAGCGTTCGCCGTTCACCGTTGTCTGCTTGCGGATATACTCGTCCGGAATCGGCTGCGTGGCCTTTGCCATCTGCGCCTTCGTGATTTCGATGTAATAACCGAACACGCGGTTGTAACCGACTTTCAATGACGGGATTCCGAGGCGTTCGCGTTCGCGACCTTCCAACGAAGCAATCCATTCGCGGCGTTCCTTGATGTCCTCGTTCATTGCATCAAGTTCTGCACTTGCCCCCGGGCGGATCATTCCGCCTTCGCGCACGGTCATCGGCAAGTCATCATTGAAGTACTTGAGCAAGTCTTCGCCACGGCCCTTTGCTGCATTCAACGTTTCGCGTAGACCTTCAAAAAGCGGCGCATGCAAGCCTTCCAAAACGTCAGCGACCTTTGATGCCTGCGAAAGAGAACGTCCCATTCCCGCGAGGTCACGCGCATTTGCACGACCGCTACCGACGCGGCCCATCAAGCGTTCCATATCGAGAATCGACGTGAGCGATTCCTTGAGTTCGTCAAGCGCCACAGGATTCTGGACAAGTTCGCCCACCGCTTCTTCGCGTTCGCGGATGCGGTCCACAGCAATCAACGGATGGCTCACCCAATCCTTGAGCGTACGCCCCCCCATTGCCGTCACCGTAAAATCGAGCACCGAGCAAAGCGTGCTGGAATAATCGTCAGCATTCAACGGACGCACGAGTTCCAAATTGCGGAGCGTGCTCGGGTCGAGCGTCATGTAATCGTCCAGATTCAAAATCTCGAGCGTCGTAAAGTGCGACAGTTCGGACTTTTTCTGGTTGATCAAATACTGGAGCAAAGCGCCCGTCACGGACGTTTCAAAAACACGACCATCCAAGCCAAGGCCATCAAGCGCTTCAACCTTGAAGTGCGTAAACAGCACATCCTTTGCCTGGTCTTCTGCAAACAAAATAGCAGGGAGTTCAGTGACCAAGACGTTTTCCGCCTTGATCAAGTCCATAATCGCCGCTGGGATCGTCGTCCCTTCGGGAATCACAATTTCCTTGGGCATACGGCGGCTGAATTCGCATTCAAAAGCCTGCACACTGCTACGGCACGTCGCCAAATAACCCGTCGTCACATCGGCAATCGCAAACGCGGCCACATCCCCGTTTCCGCCCTTGCCATCATCGCTTGTCGCAGGCACATAAGCGCAAAGGTAGTTTGCCTCTTTTGCGTTGAGGTTTTCTTCGTTCATCGCCGTGCCGGCGCTGATGATTTCAACAATGTCGCGCTTGACAATACCCTTCGCGAGTTTCGGGTCTTCGACCTGTTCGCAAATGGCGATGCGGTAGCCGGCGGCCACCATCTTGGGCACGTAGCGTTCGGCAGCGTGGTGCGGGAATCCGCACAAAGGCGTTGCACCGGAGGCGCCGTTATTGCGGCTCGTGAGCGTTAAACCTAAAATTTTCGAGGCGATTACAGCGTCATCTTCAAAAAGTTCAAAGAAGTCGCCCATGCGGAAAAACAAAATGCAGCCAGGATTTTCTTTCTTGATTTCGTAATATTGCTGCATCAACGGAGTAACGGCCATTAAGCATCTCCCATAGACAATTCAATCTGGTCAGTCGATTCTTCGAGCGGAGTCGGTTCTTCCGGAGCGTTATCAGGCTTAGAGTACTGCGGCACCAGAGCGCCCGCTTCCAAAAGTTCACTGAATTCGCGCAAACGCGGCAAGTCTTCAGGAATGCGATTGATACCAAAGTATTTCAAAAATTCCTGCGTAGTCACGTAAGTATAAGGGTTACCAACCGTTTCAGCGCGAGCGCCCAAAGTAATAAAGCCTTTGTCAAGCAAGTTACGGATCGGACCATCCGCAGACGAAACGCCACGAACCTGTTCAATCGCAGCCTTCGTAATCGGCTGCTGGTAAGCAATCACGGCAAGCGTTTCAAGAGCAGCCTGGCTGAGCCTGCGGGCATTTGCTTCCGGGAAGAGTTTGCGCACCCACGGATAATACTTTGCACGTGTTCTAAAGCGGTAACCGCCCGCCTGTTCCACAATTTCAAACGGAGACTGAATTTTGTTCAAAGAATCGTTCGCGGTAATGAGCGCATCCGCTACAGAACGAGCATCCAAAAAATCGCCGAGAATTTCGCGAAGCTTCTTGAGCGTCACGACATCCGGAGACGCAAAGACGAGCGCCTGTATAATGCGAGCCAGGTCTTCCCTACTTTCAACTTTCGGGAGTTCCGCCGATTCTTCGGCCAGTTCTTCGACATTCTGATCTTCAGCCATACGTTTGATCCTTTTGTCTAAAGCGGTCTAAAGTCACCTAGTTAGAATACAACCAAGTCGTTCTTGTGGATAAGTTCATCAGGAACATTCTTGCCAAGGACTTCGTGCACCTGGGCAGTTTTTTTGCGGAGCACAAGCTTGAGCGTTTCGCTATCGAAACCAGCAACACCGCGAGCCACAGGATTCTTCTTTTCATCCTGGACTTCAATCAAGTCGCCCTTGTCAAAATGCTTCTGTACCGCAATCACGCCCACCGGCAACAAGCTCGAATGATTTTCACGCAAAGCCTTCACGCCGCCTTCATCGACAATCACGCTTCCACGCGGCGTCGTAATGAAGCTCAGCCAACGCTGACGGCTATTGAGCTTTTTCTTGGAACCTGCGAACAATGTACCTGTTGCATTTTCAAAGAACACCTGATGCGGGAGTACCTTCATACCGCTAGCGAGGAATGCATTCGCGCCACTCTTCGTCACATTGCGAATGGCTTCGAGCTTGCTCCTCATGCCGCCGGTACTGACGGCGGACCCGGCCTCGCCAGGCTTTCCGGCCAATGCCAAAATCGCAGGCGTGATTTCAGGAACAAAGTTCAACAAGCGAGCGTTCGGATTCTTCTTCGGATTGTCATCGAACAAGCCGTCTTCATCCGTAAAGATGAGGAGCAAGTCTGCATCAAGGAAGAGCGCCACATCGCTCGAGAGCTTGTCGTTATCGCCCACCTTGATTTCGGCGACAGCCAAGGAGTCGTTCTCGTTAATGATCGGAACAATCTTACGGGCAAGCATTGCCTTGATGGTGTTCTGCAAATTCTTGTAACGCGCACGATCACGGAAGTCTTCTGCAGACAAGAGAATCTGGCCAACGGAAAGTTGCACCCAGCGGAACATTTCGCGATAAGCGTACATGAGGTCAATCTGACCCACGGCAGCACAAGCCTGCTTTTCGGCAAGCACGGTCGGCTTTTGAGCGTAACCCAATTCAGCCATGCCAGTACCCACAGCGCCACTCGTGACAATGACGACTTCCTTGCCCGCATCCATCAAGCGTGCCACGGAATCAGCGAGCTTCTGGATGTAACGCGTACGAACGCCACCACGCTCGGAATCCACGAGAATGCGAGAACCAATCTTCACCACCACGCGGCGAGCTTCATCTAAAATGTTCTTTCTTAATTCACTCATTTTTCAGTCGTTAGTTATTAGTCAATAGTTTACTTGCACACCACCAGGCGAATCGCATCGAGGCGGAGTTGCGGGTTAGCCACAATTTTCTTGCGTTCCTGTACATTCTTGCGGAGCTGCTTCAAAGCTTCGCTCGTACCCGCCTTGCCACGCATCGAGAGCAAATGATTCATGCGCTGGTATTCCTGTTCCGAACGAGCTTCCACGGCATTTGCCGCTTCTTCTGCATACTTCTTAGCCTGTTCAGAAACAATCAAGCGAGCCTTTGCCAAGCCATCCTTAGCAAAGTAACGGAGCGTCATATCGACAGCCGCATTTCCCTGCGGAACACCAACATCCTTGAGCGCCGCATTCGAAAGCGCATCGAAATGTCCGGACATGTTTTCGCCCTTCGCATTCACGAGCACCTTGAAATACTTCGGCCCTGCGATATCGGCACAGCCCCATTCTTCGGACACCGGGAGTTCCACAGCAAAGTTGTACTGCATCATGAGCCCGCGCAAACCGGAGTTCGGCCAAATGGCGCAAGAAACCGTTCCGCGCCCCATACCCGTTTCGTAATCGAACACGCCTTGAGCCAGCGGATGGTCCAAGCTGATAAATTCAATATCGTCGTGCGTCATCGCAACATCGCGATCAAACGTGACCGTCATGCAAGTGCCACCGCTCACGCGACCGTCGCCGTCACCTTCTCCACTACCTTCGCCACACAAATCCGTTTGGCTATTCACGCGTCCACCGCCACCAGCAGTAGCCGCAGCCATTGCCAAATCAGGCATGCCCGGCACAGAGCCCGCTTCAACTTGCGGTCCCATCGTGATAAGGAAGCAATCCTGCACAGAGCTCTTTTCAACATCGAGTCCGCGATTCATCAAAGAATCAAACACGAGATTCTTGAGTTCCGGTTCGGCATCAAGTTCACGAATTTCGTCTGTGATTTCCTTAGCCTTTTCTGGATTGCGGGAGTTGAATTCGAGCAAGCGGTCACGGCCGTTTTCAATATGCTTACGCATCTGTTCGCAATCTTTCTTGACCTGCGGGATGACGTTCTTCACAAAATTTTCAAGGCTAGCGCGCGGCGTTGCCAAAGCTTCAATCAGCGATTCCGTGTACTTGAGGAAGAGTTCACCACCGCTCATGAGCGGAGCGCCAAACGAATTCAAGCCTTCGTTGTACCAGCGGAACATCACTTCCTGACCCGAGCCCTTCACGTACGGCACGTGGATGATGATGTCCTTGTCCTGACCAATGCGGTCCAAGCGGCCAATACGCTGTTCCACGAGAGCGGCATCAAGCGGCAAGTCAAACAGCACCAAGTGATGCGAGAACTGGAAGTTACGGCCTTCAGAACCAATTTCAGAAGCGATGAGCAAGTTAGCGCCATCAGGCTTGCTGAAGTTTGCCGCAGCCTTGTCACGAGCCATGATGCTCATGTCTTCGTGGAACATCACAAACGCACCTTCACCCAAGAATTCGAGGAGCAAAGTTTCAAGCGCCTGCACGACCTGGATCGATTCGCAAATCAGCAAAACCTTTTCGTTCTTGTATTCCTTGAGGAACCCCTTGAGCCACACAAAACGTTCATCCATCGCCCATGCGTCGGAGAACCTCGTGCAGAGGAGGCCATTTTCTTGAATGTCGGTCGATGCTTCCAAGTCGCGATCGGCAGCAACGTCCACCATTTCACGGTAAGCCGGATTCGGTTCAAGCGGGATTTCATCGAGCACACGCTTCGGGAATCCGCCCACGCCCTTACGCGTATTGCGGAACACCACAGAACCCGTACCCATGCCATCGACAATGCGGCGCATCCATTCGCCTGCAGTCATGGACTTTGAATTTTCCTGTTCCAGCCAAGGACGGATCTGCGAGTTCTTCGGGACGCATTCGTACAAGTCGTCCCAGCTCATGTGGTGGTTCGGGTCGGTCGGGAGCTTATTTAAATCTCGCACAAGCTTGAGGTAAGTTTCCTGATCCTTGATAAAATCGTTGTAATCGGCAAAGCGCACCGGGTCCAGCATCTTGAGGCGGTTGAACTGCGATTCCGGATGAAGCTGCAAGGGCGTACCGGTCAAAAGCAACACGCCCTTAGAGCGACCAATCACCCTATTTGCGAGCATGTACTCGTGGCTCGTAAAACCATCCTCGCACACCAGATGGTGGGCTTCATCGATGATGGTCATATCCCAGTTCGTCTTCAAAAGGTCTTCGATCAATGCAGGCTGTGCCATCAAAAAGTCGATGGACACAATGATGTCGTTACTCTGCATGAACGGATTGGGCTTCGTTTCATCTTTCGCGACACCCACAAACAAACCACGGATGTAGCCTTCGTCCACCAGCGTAAAGAGTTGGTTGAAACGGCGCTTCATTTCAATCATCCACTGGTGCTTCAGCGTTTCCGGAACAATCACGAGCGTACGCTGGATGCGGCCTCTCGACTTGAGAGCATGCCAAATCATGCCCGCTTCAATCGTCTTACCCAAGCCCACTTCGTCCGAAAGCATAAGCCTCGGGAGCGTAGAGCTAGAGCATGCGCGGTAGCAAAGGTAATACTGGTGCGGGATCATGTTCACACGCGGGCCAATCATGCCGCGAACCGGCGAAGACGTCCACTTGTAATACATTTCCATCGCATCTTCATGACGCAAAAAATCACGCGACGAGCAAACTTCGTCATCGGCCAAGGCCTTAAACAGCACAGCCGGTCGAGCGGTCGAAATCTTCGAGCTCAGCTCGGATTCCTTCATCTCTTTGCCATTACGCCCGACATAAACCATGATACCCGCATCTTCGCGAACGGAGTCCACCACGAAGGAGACACCCTTTTCACTCTTGACGGTTTCACCTACTTGCAAAACAAAACGTTCAATCGGAGCTTCATCGGTCCTGTAAATACGAGCTTGACCGATAGACGGGAACAAAATTTTAACAGTACGGCCCTGAACTTCAGATACAATACCAAGCCCCAGGGTAGGTTCGGCTTGGCTCACGTAGCGCTGACCAATTTTAAACATCATCATAACCTGTAAATTTAGGATTTTTTCGAAAATTCGGCTTGCGAACTTTTTACTAAATTATTCCACAACATGAAATGGTTTTATATCGACACATCAATCACCGACGGGGATAGGCGTCAAGGTCCTTATTCTATCGATGAAATTAGAGATTTTGTCAACGAAGGCAAGATAAAAGACGAAACTTTAGTCTGGCACACCGGCGAAGCTAATTGGAAAGCATGGAAGGATTTTCCCGAAGCAAGCGAACCCCCAGAGCCAACCGAAGAAGAACTCCTCAAGCAGACGATTGAAACGCTTCTCCAGAGCAAACTAAACCGCAAACGCTACGCAGGATTTTTTGTACGCGCTAACGCCTTTATTATAGACAACTTAATTCTTTCTGTTGTCGGTGCGTTGTTCCTTTACGTCATGAGTTTGGCAGGAATGCTGGACCTGAACGCCGTTTCCGAAATCGTAAACCAGTACATCGACAACCCCGCCTCCACGGAACTCGTTTCCAAGGCGCTCGAACTCCCCGGAATGTCCACGTTCTTTACGATTTGGAGCGTTGTACAGGCAATTTACTTTATCGTTTTCCATGCGGTTTGGGGCGCCACGCCAGGCAAAAAGCTTTTGCGCATTCATGTTGAAATGGCAAATGGCGAAAAGCTCTCGTGGGCATTCTCGATTTTCCGCTTTGTGGCAAGCATCGTCACGCAAGCGACACTCATTTTTTATGGTCTGGGTTACCTGATTGTCCTTATCGATCCGCAAAAGAGAGCGCTACACGACTTTATCGCACAGACTCGTGTCGTTCATAATGCCATCGAACAAAAAGAAAATAAAGAGGTTTAATTTATATGGATCAGTTTATCGTTCCGCAAGTTAAAGCACCGGTCAATGGTGAAGTTGAAATTTCTGGTGCCAAAAACGCCGTGCTTGCCGTCATGGCAGCAGCACTCCTCGCCGATGGCGTTTCTGAAATCACAAACGTTCCGCACTTGAAAGACATGAAGACCATGTCCGATGTGCTCCGCGTGATCGGTTGCCACATCAACGGTGGAAGCCACGTTCTGAGAATCGACACCCGCGGTGTAGACCATCTCGAAGCACCGTACGAACTCGTGAAGACCATGCGCGCAAGCTTCTACGTGCTCGGCCCTCTCGTCGCCAGATTCGGTCGCTGCCGCGTCTCGCTCCCCGGCGGATGCGCCTGGGGCCCGCGCCCCGTGGATCTTCACCTCAAAGGTCTCGAAGCACTCGGTGCAAAGATTACCGTCACTCACGGTTACGTCGAAGCCACATGCGAAGGCCGCCTCCCCGGCGGTAACTTCAACTTCCCGATTTCTAGCGTCGGCGCAACAGTCAACGTCTTGATGGCAGCAACACTTGCGAAGGGCGTAAGCGTCTTGCAGAATGCCGCCCTCGAACCAGAAATTGATAACCTCATCGACTTCCTCACGAGCATGGGCGCAAAGATTCAGGGCCGCGGCACGCGCACCCTCACCGTCCAAGGTGTTGAATCGCTCCGCCCGGGTACAGGCGTCACCATCCCGGACCGCATTGAAGCAGGCACATTCCTCTGCGCCGCCGCCATCACGCGCGGCCGCGTCAAGGTCACGCGCATCATCCCGGAACACATCGCCTCTACGCTCGACGCCTTCCGCGAAATCGGCTGCAAGGTGAACGTCGGTGCCGACTGGGCCGAAGTCGATGCCCGCCAGCAGGAACTCAAGCCGATGAGCCTCGTCACGCTCCCATTCCCGGGATTCCCGACCGATATGCAGGCACCGTTCATGGCAACGCTCCTCTCCATTCCAGGGAACAGCCTCGTGCAAGACACGGTTTACAACGACCGCTTTAAGCATGTCGCAGAGCTCGAACGTTTGGGAGCCTCCATCCAGCTGAACGGCAACACGGCTACCATCAAGGGAGGCCTCCCGCTTGAAGGTGCTGACATCATGGGTTCTGACCTCCGCGCCAGTGCAGCTCTCGTTCTCGCAGGGCTCATCGCCGAAGGTGAAACAACCATCAGCCGCATTTACCACCTCGACCGCGGTTACGAAGATTTCGAAGCTAAGATGGCTAAGATCGGTGCAACAGTCAAGCGTTTCAACCCGGACGCCCGCGACGATTAAAAAATTGCGTCATCCCAAACGCACAAAAGCCGGCTTCCAGCCGGCTTTTTTTAACGTCACCCTGAAGACATTTTCCTCAGCGTCATCCTGAGGCGAAGCCGAAGGGTCCAGTCATATCTCGTCAATGCAAAATAAGACTTGACTGGGTCCTTCGGGGCATAGCCCCTCAGAACGACGAGATGTTTTTATCGCATCTGCTCTCTACAAATCTCCGTTGCCGAGCGCCCGTCCGGAGACCTAAAGTCGAGCATTTCCTGCAATGAAATTGCCGCCTGCTCCAGTTCCGGAGTCGAAGCACACGTATTGTTCGAAAGAATCATCTGCAAATACTGCTTTTTACGGTCCAGATTGCATTCATTGCCGTAAATTGAAGCAAGCTTATACATGCCCGCGCAAGCCTTCATCCCATTCGGATTGGAATCTACGAGATTCGTGAGGAGCGTCTTCGCTTTAGCCGCCTGATTCGCTTCAATCAAGCAAAGAGACATCCAGTAGAGAGCCCCTTCTGCCATTTCGCCCTTTTTCACAAGTTCATAGACCTGCTTAAAGCCGTTGTACGCAAGCTTGTATTCGCCACGGTGATAATCCGAATGAGCGGCATTGAACATCGTTTCCGCTTCAATCATCTTTTCGGCATTGGCGTCCGGTTCCATCACAGCGCTAGCCACGCCATTGTTCACCACGACCTTCTTTGCCAAAATCTTGTCAGACTTGCCGAGGAGCAAATCCAAGCGGTAAATGATTTCTTCCTGACGCGTATCGCGGCGGACCGTTTCTTCGCTCATGCGATTCGAAAGCACCGTCACTTCGGCCTGCAAGCGCTTTTGCGCCACCGCAGAAGCCTCAAGCTGCGCCTTCACGCTATCGAGTTCTGCACGGAGTGATGCATTTTCAGCAGAAAGAGCCTTGTACGACGAATCATTTTTGGCAATGACATCATCACCGACCGCCCGCATTTCTTTTGTACGCAACATCGTAATGCTACTGCATCCCGAAAGCACAAAAGATGCCAAAACAACACCGAGAGATAAAGACTTCAAATTCACGATAAAGTTCTCCCCAAACTACTGATCAATAGACACACGGAAATGCGCTCTGCGGTTCTTGGAATACGCCGTCTCGTCAGTTCCCTGCACCTTCGGGCGTTCCTTGCCATAGCTCACTGAAACGAGCCTGTTCGCATCCACGCCGTATGCAATCAAGAACTCACGCACCACGGTCGATCGGCGAGCGCCCAAAGAAATGTTGTAGTCTTCAGTGCCGCGAGCATCCGTATGGCCTTCGACCGTCACGATAAAGCGATTTTCGTTGACCAAAATTTCAGCCACTTGCGCGAGCAAGCGCTTTGCATTTTCCGTCAATTCGGAGCGGTCATAGTCAAAGTAAACATCTTCGAGCATGATGCGGTTGATCAATTCTTCCAAGCGTGCACGTTCTGCTTCAAGGCGTTCCGCTTCCAAGCGTGCCAAAGAATCCGCGCTCAGCGTATCTGCCACAAGCGCATCAAGGTTCAACGTCGAATCCGCAGGAGCTTCCGGCGCCGTTTGCGGTTGCGGATCCGTTTCTGGCTTTTCCTTGCTGCAGCCCCAAGCAAAGAGTGCAACAGCCGTACCCATCAAAGCGAGTTTAATTACCTTACCCATAATTCACTCCTCTATTTAAATTTCTTATCGTCAAAGAACCAGGACCAAGTCGGCGATGTATTTTCAACACCATTCGTAATACGAGTCACGCCACTTCCGTCTTTACGCATAATATAAATTTGATAATTGCCACCGCGGTCACTTGCAAATGCAATCAACTTGCCATCGGGCGACCAAGTCGGGTGTTCGTTATTCCCTGCGTTCGAGGTCAGCTGGATAATATCCGTACCATCAAGAGCGCAAGTATAAATGTTCATCTTGCCATCATCCATCGACGTGTAGACAATGCGATCCCCATCCGGAGACCAGCTTGCGCGTTCATTGTAATGCCCCATGTACGTAATGCGGCGCACATCCGTGCCATCCTTCCCTACCGCGTACACCTGCGGAGAGCCGCCACGGTCACTCGTAAAGAGCACTTCGCTTGCAAACGGGCTCCAAGAAGGGCTCACCTGATTCGATTTCAAGTGCAAGAACTTCTGCGCAGAACCCGTCTTCATGTCGCCGCGATAAAGTTCCGTCTTAGCACCTTCCGTCACGGAGAAAAGGAGTTCACCCGTTTTCGGATTCACAGCCGGGCTAAACGTCTGCTTGAACTGCGTAAAAAGTGGGGTTTCCTTGCCGCCAAACGTGATGGCGTAAAGGTTCGGGCGTTGCTTGCGGAAGTTCACATACACAAGGCCCTTGTTGCCTTTCTGCCAAACCGGCATCATGTTGATTGAAGAGTCACGCGTAATCTGGCGACGAGAGAAACCATCGTAATCCGAAATCACGACCTGCTTCATGCCATCGATTTTCGAGACGTAAGCAAGCTTCGTCGAAGCAACCCCGCGTTCCCCGAACAAGCGATAAACAACCTTGTCAAAGAACGAATGCACCGCCTGACGCACGTCGAAAGGCTTCACGGTATAGCTTTCGCCAAGCAACACATCCTTCGTCTCGGACGCATACAGATAGCAATCGAGCTTGATTTTTCCATTCGGGAGCTTGGTTGCAATGCCGGTCACGTACTGGCGAGCGCGTTTCTTGCTAAAAAGCACCAAGTCAAACTTGTCCGAGCTCACGGCTTCAAAACGCCCCGTGAGGTTTGCATCACGCGTCAAAATCAAATGCGGAGCTTCGTTTGCCCACTTGATGT includes:
- a CDS encoding PD40 domain-containing protein; this encodes MNKIKLLFVFVAMALAVPAFAAIDTIAVDVGISVFQTMPIGVVPFEENGNIKWANEAPHLILTRDANLTGRFEAVSSDKFDLVLFSKKRARQYVTGIATKLPNGKIKLDCYLYASETKDVLLGESYTVKPFDVRQAVHSFFDKVVYRLFGERGVASTKLAYVSKIDGMKQVVISDYDGFSRRQITRDSSINMMPVWQKGNKGLVYVNFRKQRPNLYAITFGGKETPLFTQFKQTFSPAVNPKTGELLFSVTEGAKTELYRGDMKTGSAQKFLHLKSNQVSPSWSPFASEVLFTSDRGGSPQVYAVGKDGTDVRRITYMGHYNERASWSPDGDRIVYTSMDDGKMNIYTCALDGTDIIQLTSNAGNNEHPTWSPDGKLIAFASDRGGNYQIYIMRKDGSGVTRITNGVENTSPTWSWFFDDKKFK